From Deltaproteobacteria bacterium, a single genomic window includes:
- the cyoE gene encoding protoheme IX farnesyltransferase has product MLAYLNLTKPRISLLFAVTGLAALIMEGSLRAKPATMWLLVAAIFMIGGSANAFNQYFERDIDKMMVRTAKKRPLPQGKIKPVAALIFSVVIGAIGTCLLWHWGTPLAALLGLGTIVFYSFYYTLWLKPRTPYNIVIGGAAGATGPLIGWAAATGLLSWAAVVMFAIVFFWTPPHFWSLALCCKEDYAKVNYPMFPLVAGDAATRKQILFYSMTLLPLSASLYFLKAAGMVYLISALILSAFFMWEAVQIYRKKTIRSYWQLFGYSIAYLLLLFVILIVDHLIS; this is encoded by the coding sequence ATGCTTGCCTATTTAAACCTCACTAAACCGCGGATCAGCCTCCTGTTTGCCGTTACGGGCCTGGCCGCTCTCATCATGGAGGGAAGCCTGCGAGCCAAACCGGCAACGATGTGGTTGCTCGTGGCCGCGATTTTCATGATCGGCGGTTCGGCCAATGCCTTTAATCAATATTTTGAACGGGACATTGATAAAATGATGGTAAGAACAGCCAAAAAACGCCCTCTTCCGCAGGGGAAAATCAAGCCGGTTGCCGCCCTTATCTTCAGCGTCGTCATCGGGGCGATTGGGACTTGTCTCCTCTGGCACTGGGGCACACCTCTTGCCGCCCTTCTCGGCCTCGGGACGATCGTCTTTTACAGCTTCTATTACACATTGTGGCTCAAACCCCGAACTCCTTACAACATCGTCATCGGAGGAGCCGCCGGTGCGACCGGGCCTTTAATCGGCTGGGCCGCGGCCACTGGCCTCCTTTCGTGGGCCGCCGTCGTGATGTTTGCAATCGTCTTTTTCTGGACACCGCCCCATTTCTGGTCGCTGGCCCTCTGCTGTAAGGAGGACTATGCGAAGGTCAATTATCCGATGTTTCCACTCGTTGCCGGCGATGCGGCGACGCGCAAACAGATTCTTTTCTACTCCATGACGCTTTTGCCGCTCTCGGCCAGTTTGTATTTTTTAAAAGCCGCCGGGATGGTTTATCTGATCAGTGCCCTGATCTTAAGCGCCTTTTTTATGTGGGAGGCGGTGCAGATTTACCGAAAGAAAACCATTCGCTCGTATTGGCAACTATTCGGCTATTCGATTGCCTATTTGCTTCTGCTGTTTGTGATTCTGATTGTCGATCATTTGATTTCCTGA
- a CDS encoding MFS transporter, protein MKKNPLISIFLVVFIDLVGFGIVIPILPYYAKSFGAQATTLGWLMMCYSGMQFLFSPFWGSLSDRIGRRPVILTCLVGISASMALLGFAKSLVWLFAARLLAGFFGANISTAAAYIADITKPEDRAKGMGMIGAAFGLGFLFGPALGGILSRWGYGAAGYAAGVLALLNFLFALKVLKEPPLSTEIRAVHRSHLSWTAWRKTVTTPQTGLAVLLFFVVTMGIAQLETSFALFLLARFHLDAVHAGLILALMALALVGIQGGAIGRLVRWMGEARLVLAGCGIMAVTLFSAALSHAIAPFIIFLLLQSVGYAITNPSLSSLVSRHAPREVQGSTMGIYQSAGSLARVFGPVAAGVLFDHIGITAPFVAAGILFTAALVLVALGKQVWNGKEPAVAYSQVA, encoded by the coding sequence ATGAAAAAAAATCCCCTCATCTCCATCTTCCTCGTCGTCTTCATCGATCTGGTCGGCTTCGGAATTGTGATTCCGATTCTTCCCTATTATGCCAAATCATTCGGCGCACAGGCGACAACCCTTGGCTGGCTGATGATGTGCTACTCCGGGATGCAATTTCTCTTTTCCCCCTTTTGGGGAAGCCTTTCCGACCGGATCGGACGGCGGCCGGTTATCCTTACCTGCCTGGTCGGGATCTCGGCCTCGATGGCCCTTTTGGGTTTTGCCAAATCGCTCGTCTGGCTTTTTGCCGCGCGTCTTTTGGCCGGGTTTTTTGGGGCGAACATTTCAACCGCCGCCGCCTACATTGCCGACATCACAAAACCGGAGGATCGCGCCAAAGGGATGGGGATGATCGGCGCCGCCTTTGGCCTTGGGTTTCTGTTTGGTCCGGCCCTGGGGGGAATTCTTTCGCGCTGGGGATATGGAGCGGCGGGATATGCCGCTGGAGTTCTGGCGCTTTTGAATTTTCTTTTTGCCCTCAAAGTCCTTAAGGAACCCCCCTTAAGCACCGAAATCCGGGCCGTGCATCGTTCCCATCTCTCATGGACGGCGTGGAGAAAAACGGTGACAACGCCGCAAACCGGGCTGGCGGTTCTTCTCTTTTTTGTGGTCACCATGGGAATTGCCCAGCTCGAAACTTCGTTTGCCCTTTTTCTGCTTGCCCGTTTTCATCTGGATGCCGTTCATGCCGGCTTGATCCTTGCCCTGATGGCCCTGGCGCTGGTGGGGATTCAGGGGGGGGCGATTGGAAGGCTGGTACGATGGATGGGGGAGGCCCGTTTGGTCCTCGCGGGGTGCGGCATCATGGCGGTGACTCTCTTTTCTGCGGCTTTAAGCCACGCCATCGCGCCCTTTATTATTTTTCTTTTATTGCAGTCGGTCGGCTACGCGATCACCAATCCTTCGCTCTCCAGCCTTGTTTCGCGCCATGCCCCGCGGGAGGTTCAGGGGTCAACGATGGGAATCTATCAATCGGCCGGAAGCCTCGCCCGCGTTTTTGGGCCGGTGGCGGCGGGGGTGTTGTTTGACCACATCGGCATCACCGCCCCATTTGTCGCGGCAGGCATCCTCTTTACCGCCGCGCTGGTTCTTGTCGCCCTCGGCAAACAGGTGTGGAATGGCAAGGAGCCAGCTGTCGCCTATTCCCAAGTTGCCTGA